Proteins co-encoded in one Trichoplusia ni isolate ovarian cell line Hi5 chromosome 19, tn1, whole genome shotgun sequence genomic window:
- the LOC113503404 gene encoding ADAM 17-like protease: MWSQISVISFVVTFSTLSSFGSCSIYHNLKYFETIHASSLSHHIVKRGAKVSNHPFNTIKELHFKTLGKDFRLVLHPHSSVLHSNFKAYAVDGDGKETTVHVDRDNFYTGRVFGEKASDVKLHMEDGMITGIIHTPDETYHIEPSWRHLPHLNDKTMITYRSSDIHFSWKGAEETKGTKPRVCGYVKEGKELEEDDEDEVEVIGDVESDHEQLEKDKYLEDVYLNTTDITQSNKKRVKRQSDYEYTPTKTRCPLLLVADYRFFQEMGASNTKTTISYLISLIDRVHKIYNDTLWQDRQDMDGFKGMGFVIKKILVHSEPTRVRGGEAHYNMVREKWDVRNLLEVFSREYSHKDFCLAHLFTDLKFEGGILGLAYVGSPRRNSVGGICTPEYFKNGYTLYLNSGLSSSRNHYGQRVITREADLVTAHEFGHNWGSEHDPDVAECSPAASQGGSYLMYTYSVSGYDVNNKRFSPCSLRSIRKVLQAKSGRCFSEPEESFCGNLRVEGGEECDAGLLGTEDNDMCCDKNCKLRKNQGAVCSDKNSPCCAGCVFAPPGVVCREAAHSACEGEATCNGASADCPKAPAIADEHECAERGRCRNGTCVPYCETQGMHSCMCDIVADACKRCCRKSLNKTCFPVAHNDILPDGTPCIQGFCNKGVCEKTIQDVVERFWDIIEDININNVLGFLRDNIVGVVVLVTAFIWIPTSCVISYVDRRRQRQHQKYLDWERQHDLVHPSSPRKIIHTRLPKQKPPGMKGTIQGSSQL, translated from the exons atgtggTCTCAAATCAGTGTAATATCCTTTGTAGTAACGTTTTCCACATTGAGTTCATTTGGAAGCT gCTCAATTTATCACAATCTAAAGTATTTCGAGACTATACATGCCTCAAGTCTTTCACACCACATTGTTAAGCGTGGGGCTAAGGTGTCCAACCACCCTTTCAATACCATCAAGGAGCTTCACTTTAAGACCCTTGGAAAGGATTTTAGACTAGTCCTACATCCCCACAGTTCTGTGCTACATTCCAACTTCAAAGCATATGCTGTTGACGGGGACGGGAAAGAAACTACTGTTCATGTCG atCGAGATAACTTTTACACTGGCCGAGTGTTTGGCGAAAAAGCTTCAGATGTAAAGTTACATATGGAAGATGGTATGATAACAGGAATCATACACACTCCTGATGAAACATATCATATTGAG CCATCCTGGCGACACCTTCCACATCTAAATGATAAAACGATGATTACATATCGATCTTCCGATATACACTTCAGTTGGAAAGGGGCTGAAGAAACCAAGGGAACCAAGCCCCGAGTTTGTGGCTATGTGAAAGAAGGGAAAG AATTGGAAGAAGACGATGAAGATGAAGTTGAAGTAATTGGTGATGTGGAATCAGATCATGAGCAATTAGAAAAGGATAAATATTTAGAAGACGTATACTTAAACACTACAGATATTAcacaaagcaataaaaaacgCGTGAAAAGACAAAGCGACTATGAATATACTCCAACAAAAACGAGATGCCCATTGCTGCTTGTGGCCGATTACAGATTTTTTCAAGAAATGGGTGCTAGTAATACTAAGACGACTATCAGTTATTTg ATCAGTCTCATTGATAGAGTACATAAGATTTACAATGACACACTTTGGCAAGACCGACAg GATATGGATGGCTTCAAAGGAATGGGTTTTGTTATAAAGAAGATCTTAGTACATTCGGAGCCAACACGTGTGCGCGGTGGCGAGGCGCATTACAATATGGTTCGCGAGAAATGGGATGTACGAAACCTACTCGAG GTTTTTAGTCGTGAGTACTCTCACAAAGACTTCTGCTTAGCCCATCTATTCACAGACCTCAAGTTTGAAGGCGGTATTCTTGGGTTAGCCTACGTCGGCTCCCCGCGACGGAACTCAGTTGGCGGTATATGCACACCAG AATACTTCAAGAACGGCTACACGCTGTATCTGAACTCTGGTTTGAGTTCGTCTCGGAATCATTACGGTCAGCGCGTGATAACTCGAGAAGCTGACTTAGTGACGGCCCACGAGTTTGGCCACAACTGGGGCTCGGAGCACGACCCCGACGTGGCCGAGTGCTCCCCCGCGGCCAGTCAGGGCGGCTCATACCTCATGTACACGTACAGCGTGAGCGGGTATGATGTCAACAATAAG CGCTTTTCGCCGTGTAGTCTTCGGTCAATACGAAAGGTCTTGCAAGCCAAATCTGGTCGATGTTTCTCTGAACCAGAAGAAAGTTTCTGTGGTAACTTGAGAGTCGAAGGCGGGGAGGAGTGTGACGCTGGCTTATTAG GTACTGAAGACAATGATATGTGTTGTGATAAAAATTGTAAACTAAGGAAGAATCAGGGAGCTGTGTGCAGTGATAAAAACTCTCCGTGTTGCGCGGGGTGTGTGTTTGCGCCGCCTGGAGTCGTGTGTCGAGAAGCCGCGCATTCAGCCTGCGAGGGAGAGGCCACATGCAATGGAGCCTCTGCTGACTGTCCGAAG GCTCCGGCTATAGCGGACGAACACGAATGCGCGGAACGCGGTCGCTGCCGCAACGGGACGTGCGTGCCTTATTGTGAAACACAGGGGATGCATAGTTGCATGTGCGAcatag TTGCGGATGCTTGTAAACGGTGTTGCCGTAAAAGCCTGAACAAGACTTGTTTTCCGGTGGCTCATAATGACATTTTGCCGGATGGAACACCCTGTATTCAAGGGTTTTGCAACAAG GGTGTTTGTGAAAAGACTATCCAAGATGTCGTGGAACGCTTTTGGGATATAATAGAGGATATCAATATTAACAACGTTCTCGGTTTCCTTCGCGATAACATTGTGGGCGTGGTCGTTCTTGTTACCGCCTTCATATGGATACCTACTAGTTGCGTG ATTAGTTACGTGGATCGACGTCGACAACGTCAGCATCAGAAGTATTTGGACTGGGAAAGACAACATGACCTCGTGCATCCGTCATCGCCTCGCAAAATTATACACACAAg ATTGCCGAAACAGAAACCTCCTGGCATGAAGGGCACGATACAAGGCTCAAGCCAattgtaa